Proteins co-encoded in one Ictalurus furcatus strain D&B chromosome 9, Billie_1.0, whole genome shotgun sequence genomic window:
- the LOC128612278 gene encoding putative E3 ubiquitin-protein ligase UBR7 isoform X3 produces the protein MDVNKVQEDTVSMDELEDEELCEALAVLAGSDPDKCSYSRGYVKRQAVFACSTCTGEGMEPAGVCLACANTCHDDHHIYELYTKRSFRCDCGNSKFGSFKCKLIPDKEGKNNKNIYNHNFFGRYCSCDRPYPDEDDKVGEAMIQCILCEDWYHSKHLGCAVVDSEELLEMVCESCMNRAPFLWTYTAYFAVPPVTKVSLNKEDEDDPVAGNKEEKDAGLPSCSNGHDEPSTSKDCQKEAKRSYVEAGVHFLMDESDTVLAYENKGETLLEEDLLMSCLSSLDRVQQLEIIYQYNDMKAELREFLQQFADQGKAVTPEAIRLFFEELQSRKRRRANAEQYYCS, from the exons ATGGATGTAAATAAGGTACAGGAGGATACTGTGTCCATGGATGAGCTGGAGGATGAGGAGCTGTGTGAAGCTCTCGCCGTTTTGGCTGGCAGTGATCCGGATAAGTGTTCATATTCTCGG GGATATGTGAAAAGACAGGCTGTGTTTGCTTGCAGCACTTGCACAGGTGAGGGCATGGAGCCGGCTGGAGTCTGCCTGGCCTGTGCTAACACCTGCCACGATGATCACCACATCTATGAACTGTACACGAAAAG gAGCTTTCGCTGCGATTGTGGGAATAGCAAGTTCGGCTCATTTAAATGCAAACTGATCCCT GACAAAGAGGGAAAGAACAACAAGAACATTTATAATCACAATTTCTTTGGCCGTTACTGCTCCTGTGACAGACCTTACCCTGATGAGGATGATAAG GTTGGTGAAGCAATGATTCAGTGTATTCTCTGTGAAGACTGGTACCACTCAAAG CATCTAGGTTGTGCAGTTGTGGACTCTGAGGAGTTACTGGAGATGGTGTGTGAGAGTTGTATGAACAGAGCTCCCTTCCTTTGGACCTATACTGCCTACTTTGCAG ttccCCCAGTAACCAAAGTGAGTCTCAATAAAGAGGATGAGGATGACCCCGTGGCAGGAAATAAAGAAGAGAAGGATGCAGGGTTGCCTTCATGCAGTAATGGCCATGATGAGCCCTCCACAAGTAAAGACTGTCAAAAGGAAGCAAAG AGATCATATGTGGAGGCTGGTGTTCATTTCCTGATGGATGAGTCAGATACCGTGCTCGCATATGAGAATAAGGGTGAGACATTGCTGGAGGAAGACCTGCTCATGTCCTGCctcagttccctggatcgtgtcCAGCAACTGGAGATCATTTACC AGTACAATGATATGAAAGCAGAGCTACGTGAGTTCCTTCAGCAGTTTGCTGACCAGGGAAAG GCCGTGACCCCTGAGGCTATCCGCTTGTTTTTTGAGGAGCTTCAGTCAAGGAAAAGGAGGCGGGCCAATGCTGAGCAGTATTACTGCAGCTGA
- the LOC128612278 gene encoding putative E3 ubiquitin-protein ligase UBR7 isoform X1, whose protein sequence is MDVNKVQEDTVSMDELEDEELCEALAVLAGSDPDKCSYSRGYVKRQAVFACSTCTGEGMEPAGVCLACANTCHDDHHIYELYTKRSFRCDCGNSKFGSFKCKLIPDKEGKNNKNIYNHNFFGRYCSCDRPYPDEDDKVGEAMIQCILCEDWYHSKHLGCAVVDSEELLEMVCESCMNRAPFLWTYTAYFAVPPVTKVSLNKEDEDDPVAGNKEEKDAGLPSCSNGHDEPSTSKDCQKEAKLTSNGIMAVNHKRKHEEMERCPAMCQSETASCILKDLKAKGLVRPRVGAVFWPYDWRSKLCTCTNCKRSYVEAGVHFLMDESDTVLAYENKGETLLEEDLLMSCLSSLDRVQQLEIIYQYNDMKAELREFLQQFADQGKAVTPEAIRLFFEELQSRKRRRANAEQYYCS, encoded by the exons ATGGATGTAAATAAGGTACAGGAGGATACTGTGTCCATGGATGAGCTGGAGGATGAGGAGCTGTGTGAAGCTCTCGCCGTTTTGGCTGGCAGTGATCCGGATAAGTGTTCATATTCTCGG GGATATGTGAAAAGACAGGCTGTGTTTGCTTGCAGCACTTGCACAGGTGAGGGCATGGAGCCGGCTGGAGTCTGCCTGGCCTGTGCTAACACCTGCCACGATGATCACCACATCTATGAACTGTACACGAAAAG gAGCTTTCGCTGCGATTGTGGGAATAGCAAGTTCGGCTCATTTAAATGCAAACTGATCCCT GACAAAGAGGGAAAGAACAACAAGAACATTTATAATCACAATTTCTTTGGCCGTTACTGCTCCTGTGACAGACCTTACCCTGATGAGGATGATAAG GTTGGTGAAGCAATGATTCAGTGTATTCTCTGTGAAGACTGGTACCACTCAAAG CATCTAGGTTGTGCAGTTGTGGACTCTGAGGAGTTACTGGAGATGGTGTGTGAGAGTTGTATGAACAGAGCTCCCTTCCTTTGGACCTATACTGCCTACTTTGCAG ttccCCCAGTAACCAAAGTGAGTCTCAATAAAGAGGATGAGGATGACCCCGTGGCAGGAAATAAAGAAGAGAAGGATGCAGGGTTGCCTTCATGCAGTAATGGCCATGATGAGCCCTCCACAAGTAAAGACTGTCAAAAGGAAGCAAAG CTCACTAGTAATGGAATTATGGCTGTAAACCACAAGAGGAAGcatgaggagatggagaggTGTCCTGCTATGTGCCAGTCTGAAACTGCATCATGCATACTGAAGGATTTAAAGGCCAAAGGCTTGGTGAGGCCAAGGGTGGGGGCAGTGTTCTGGCCATATGATTGGCGGTCCAAGCTTTGCACTTGCACAAACTGCAAG AGATCATATGTGGAGGCTGGTGTTCATTTCCTGATGGATGAGTCAGATACCGTGCTCGCATATGAGAATAAGGGTGAGACATTGCTGGAGGAAGACCTGCTCATGTCCTGCctcagttccctggatcgtgtcCAGCAACTGGAGATCATTTACC AGTACAATGATATGAAAGCAGAGCTACGTGAGTTCCTTCAGCAGTTTGCTGACCAGGGAAAG GCCGTGACCCCTGAGGCTATCCGCTTGTTTTTTGAGGAGCTTCAGTCAAGGAAAAGGAGGCGGGCCAATGCTGAGCAGTATTACTGCAGCTGA
- the LOC128612278 gene encoding putative E3 ubiquitin-protein ligase UBR7 isoform X2, with translation MDVNKVQEDTVSMDELEDEELCEALAVLAGSDPDKCSYSRGYVKRQAVFACSTCTGEGMEPAGVCLACANTCHDDHHIYELYTKRSFRCDCGNSKFGSFKCKLIPDKEGKNNKNIYNHNFFGRYCSCDRPYPDEDDKVGEAMIQCILCEDWYHSKHLGCAVVDSEELLEMVCESCMNRAPFLWTYTAYFAVPPVTKVSLNKEDEDDPVAGNKEEKDAGLPSCSNGHDEPSTSKDCQKEAKLTSNGIMAVNHKRKHEEMERCPAMCQSETASCILKDLKAKGLVRPRVGAVFWPYDWRSKLCTCTNCKRSYVEAGVHFLMDESDTVLAYENKGETLLEEDLLMSCLSSLDRVQQLEIIYHGC, from the exons ATGGATGTAAATAAGGTACAGGAGGATACTGTGTCCATGGATGAGCTGGAGGATGAGGAGCTGTGTGAAGCTCTCGCCGTTTTGGCTGGCAGTGATCCGGATAAGTGTTCATATTCTCGG GGATATGTGAAAAGACAGGCTGTGTTTGCTTGCAGCACTTGCACAGGTGAGGGCATGGAGCCGGCTGGAGTCTGCCTGGCCTGTGCTAACACCTGCCACGATGATCACCACATCTATGAACTGTACACGAAAAG gAGCTTTCGCTGCGATTGTGGGAATAGCAAGTTCGGCTCATTTAAATGCAAACTGATCCCT GACAAAGAGGGAAAGAACAACAAGAACATTTATAATCACAATTTCTTTGGCCGTTACTGCTCCTGTGACAGACCTTACCCTGATGAGGATGATAAG GTTGGTGAAGCAATGATTCAGTGTATTCTCTGTGAAGACTGGTACCACTCAAAG CATCTAGGTTGTGCAGTTGTGGACTCTGAGGAGTTACTGGAGATGGTGTGTGAGAGTTGTATGAACAGAGCTCCCTTCCTTTGGACCTATACTGCCTACTTTGCAG ttccCCCAGTAACCAAAGTGAGTCTCAATAAAGAGGATGAGGATGACCCCGTGGCAGGAAATAAAGAAGAGAAGGATGCAGGGTTGCCTTCATGCAGTAATGGCCATGATGAGCCCTCCACAAGTAAAGACTGTCAAAAGGAAGCAAAG CTCACTAGTAATGGAATTATGGCTGTAAACCACAAGAGGAAGcatgaggagatggagaggTGTCCTGCTATGTGCCAGTCTGAAACTGCATCATGCATACTGAAGGATTTAAAGGCCAAAGGCTTGGTGAGGCCAAGGGTGGGGGCAGTGTTCTGGCCATATGATTGGCGGTCCAAGCTTTGCACTTGCACAAACTGCAAG AGATCATATGTGGAGGCTGGTGTTCATTTCCTGATGGATGAGTCAGATACCGTGCTCGCATATGAGAATAAGGGTGAGACATTGCTGGAGGAAGACCTGCTCATGTCCTGCctcagttccctggatcgtgtcCAGCAACTGGAGATCATTTACC ATGGATGCTAA
- the ttc8 gene encoding tetratricopeptide repeat protein 8 isoform X2: MEVTVSMDPLFLAWSNFRRRKFQKCSDLCTKVLEDNPYDQAAWSLKTRALTEMVYIDEVEVDQEGIAEIMLDESAIAQVARPGTSLRLPGTSHGGGPTPAVRPVTQSGRPITGFVRPSTQSGRPGTMEQAIRTPRTANTARPVTSASGRFVRLGTASMLTHPDGPFINLSRLNLPKYAQKPNLSKSLFEYIFHHENDVKNALDLAALATEHAQFKDWWWKVQLGKCYYRLGLYREAEKQFRSALNHQEFVDTYLYLGKVYQRLDQPITALNLFKQGLDHFPGEVTLLTGIARIHEEMNNVTSATEYYKDVLKQDNTHVEAIACIGSNHFYTDQPEIALRFYRRLLQMGVYNCQLYNNLGLCCFYAQQYDMTLSSFERALALVSSDEEHADIWYNIGHVAVGIGDLTLAYQCFKLALAFNNDHAEAYNNLAVLELRKGRIEQAKALLQTAASLAPHMYEPHFNFSVLSDKCGRVHNPAESGHCHLGIPLP; this comes from the exons ATGGAAGTAACTGTATCTATGGATCCTCTTTTTCTTGCATGGAGCAATTTTAGGAGACGGAAGTTCCAGAAATGCTCGGATCTTTGCACAAAGGTGTTGGAGGACAATCCGTACGACCAG GCAGCTTGGAGCCTGAAGACAAGGGCTCTGACTGAGATGGTGTACATTGATGAAGTGGAAGTTGACCAGGAGGGCATTGCAGAAATAATGTTGGATGAAAGTGCCATTGCACAAGTGGCAC gacctGGAACGTCGCTGAGGCTCCCTGGAACAAGTCATGGTGGAGGACCTACTCCAGCTGTCAG ACCAGTGACCCAGTCAGGACGTCCCATTACAGGATTTGTAAGACCCAGCACTCAGTCTGGTCGACCAGGGACAATGGAACAAGCCATCAGAACACCTCGAACTGCAAATACTGCCCGTCCGGTCACCAGTGCTTCTGGGAGATTTGTCCGATTGGGCACG GCTTCTATGTTAACACATCCGGATGGACCATTTATAAACTTGTCCCGGTTAAATTTGCCAAAGTATGCACAGAAACCAAATTTATCCAAG AGCTTATTTGAATACATCTTTCACCATGAGAACGATGtcaaaaat GCTTTGGACCTAGCTGCACTCGCTACCGAGCACGCACAGTTCAAAGACTGGTGGTGGAAAGTCCAACTTGGGAAATGTTATTACAG GCTTGGTTTGTATCGTGAAGCTGAGAAACAATTCAGATCAGCCCTCAATCATCAAGAGTTTGTAGATACTTACCTCTACCTTGGGAAG GTATATCAGCGATTGGACCAACCCATAACTGCCCTGAACCTCTTTAAACAAGGCCTGGACCATTTCCCAGGAGAAGTGACTTTGCTGACTGGGATTGCTCGCATTCATGAG GAGATGAACAACGTCACTTCAGCTACAGAGTATTACAAAGATGTCTTAAAGCAGGACAACACACATGTGGAGGCCATTGCCTGCATAGGAAGCAACCATTTCTATACAGACCAGCCAGAGATCGCCTTGCGTTTCTACAG ACGGTTGCTACAGATGGGTGTGTATAACTGCCAACTTTACAATAATCTGGGCCTGTGCTGTTTTTATGCTCAGCAGTATGACATGACTCTGTCCTCATTTGAGAGAGCATTAGCCCTGGTTTCCAGTGATGAGGAACACGCTGACATCTGGTATAATATTGGACATGTTGCAGTG GGTATTGGTGACTTGACTTTAGCTTATCAGTGCTTTAAACTAGCTTTGGCATTTAACAATGATCATGCTGAGGCTTACAACAACTTAGCAGTGCTGGAGCTACGCAAAGGACGCATTGAGCAG GCAAAAGCCCTTTTGCAAACAGCTGCTTCTCTCGCGCCCCACATGTATGAACCACATTTCAACTTCTCTGTACTGTCAGATAAG tgtggcagggtgcataaTCCTGCTGAAAGTGGTCACTGCCATTTGGGaataccgttaccatga
- the ttc8 gene encoding tetratricopeptide repeat protein 8 isoform X1 — protein sequence MEVTVSMDPLFLAWSNFRRRKFQKCSDLCTKVLEDNPYDQAAWSLKTRALTEMVYIDEVEVDQEGIAEIMLDESAIAQVARPGTSLRLPGTSHGGGPTPAVRPVTQSGRPITGFVRPSTQSGRPGTMEQAIRTPRTANTARPVTSASGRFVRLGTASMLTHPDGPFINLSRLNLPKYAQKPNLSKSLFEYIFHHENDVKNALDLAALATEHAQFKDWWWKVQLGKCYYRLGLYREAEKQFRSALNHQEFVDTYLYLGKVYQRLDQPITALNLFKQGLDHFPGEVTLLTGIARIHEEMNNVTSATEYYKDVLKQDNTHVEAIACIGSNHFYTDQPEIALRFYRRLLQMGVYNCQLYNNLGLCCFYAQQYDMTLSSFERALALVSSDEEHADIWYNIGHVAVGIGDLTLAYQCFKLALAFNNDHAEAYNNLAVLELRKGRIEQAKALLQTAASLAPHMYEPHFNFSVLSDKVGDLQSSYMAAQKSEDAFPEHVDTQQILKTLRQHFAVL from the exons ATGGAAGTAACTGTATCTATGGATCCTCTTTTTCTTGCATGGAGCAATTTTAGGAGACGGAAGTTCCAGAAATGCTCGGATCTTTGCACAAAGGTGTTGGAGGACAATCCGTACGACCAG GCAGCTTGGAGCCTGAAGACAAGGGCTCTGACTGAGATGGTGTACATTGATGAAGTGGAAGTTGACCAGGAGGGCATTGCAGAAATAATGTTGGATGAAAGTGCCATTGCACAAGTGGCAC gacctGGAACGTCGCTGAGGCTCCCTGGAACAAGTCATGGTGGAGGACCTACTCCAGCTGTCAG ACCAGTGACCCAGTCAGGACGTCCCATTACAGGATTTGTAAGACCCAGCACTCAGTCTGGTCGACCAGGGACAATGGAACAAGCCATCAGAACACCTCGAACTGCAAATACTGCCCGTCCGGTCACCAGTGCTTCTGGGAGATTTGTCCGATTGGGCACG GCTTCTATGTTAACACATCCGGATGGACCATTTATAAACTTGTCCCGGTTAAATTTGCCAAAGTATGCACAGAAACCAAATTTATCCAAG AGCTTATTTGAATACATCTTTCACCATGAGAACGATGtcaaaaat GCTTTGGACCTAGCTGCACTCGCTACCGAGCACGCACAGTTCAAAGACTGGTGGTGGAAAGTCCAACTTGGGAAATGTTATTACAG GCTTGGTTTGTATCGTGAAGCTGAGAAACAATTCAGATCAGCCCTCAATCATCAAGAGTTTGTAGATACTTACCTCTACCTTGGGAAG GTATATCAGCGATTGGACCAACCCATAACTGCCCTGAACCTCTTTAAACAAGGCCTGGACCATTTCCCAGGAGAAGTGACTTTGCTGACTGGGATTGCTCGCATTCATGAG GAGATGAACAACGTCACTTCAGCTACAGAGTATTACAAAGATGTCTTAAAGCAGGACAACACACATGTGGAGGCCATTGCCTGCATAGGAAGCAACCATTTCTATACAGACCAGCCAGAGATCGCCTTGCGTTTCTACAG ACGGTTGCTACAGATGGGTGTGTATAACTGCCAACTTTACAATAATCTGGGCCTGTGCTGTTTTTATGCTCAGCAGTATGACATGACTCTGTCCTCATTTGAGAGAGCATTAGCCCTGGTTTCCAGTGATGAGGAACACGCTGACATCTGGTATAATATTGGACATGTTGCAGTG GGTATTGGTGACTTGACTTTAGCTTATCAGTGCTTTAAACTAGCTTTGGCATTTAACAATGATCATGCTGAGGCTTACAACAACTTAGCAGTGCTGGAGCTACGCAAAGGACGCATTGAGCAG GCAAAAGCCCTTTTGCAAACAGCTGCTTCTCTCGCGCCCCACATGTATGAACCACATTTCAACTTCTCTGTACTGTCAGATAAG gTGGGTGACCTTCAGAGTAGTTACATGGCTGCCCAGAAGTCAGAGGATGCTTTTCCAGAGCACGTGGACACTCAGCAGATCCTAAAGACCCTCAGACAGCACTTTGCTGTGCTTTGA
- the ttc8 gene encoding tetratricopeptide repeat protein 8 isoform X3, translating to MLGSLHKGVGGQSVRPAWSLKTRALTEMVYIDEVEVDQEGIAEIMLDESAIAQVARPGTSLRLPGTSHGGGPTPAVRPVTQSGRPITGFVRPSTQSGRPGTMEQAIRTPRTANTARPVTSASGRFVRLGTASMLTHPDGPFINLSRLNLPKYAQKPNLSKSLFEYIFHHENDVKNALDLAALATEHAQFKDWWWKVQLGKCYYRLGLYREAEKQFRSALNHQEFVDTYLYLGKVYQRLDQPITALNLFKQGLDHFPGEVTLLTGIARIHEEMNNVTSATEYYKDVLKQDNTHVEAIACIGSNHFYTDQPEIALRFYRRLLQMGVYNCQLYNNLGLCCFYAQQYDMTLSSFERALALVSSDEEHADIWYNIGHVAVGIGDLTLAYQCFKLALAFNNDHAEAYNNLAVLELRKGRIEQAKALLQTAASLAPHMYEPHFNFSVLSDKVGDLQSSYMAAQKSEDAFPEHVDTQQILKTLRQHFAVL from the exons ATGCTCGGATCTTTGCACAAAGGTGTTGGAGGACAATCCGTACGACCAG CTTGGAGCCTGAAGACAAGGGCTCTGACTGAGATGGTGTACATTGATGAAGTGGAAGTTGACCAGGAGGGCATTGCAGAAATAATGTTGGATGAAAGTGCCATTGCACAAGTGGCAC gacctGGAACGTCGCTGAGGCTCCCTGGAACAAGTCATGGTGGAGGACCTACTCCAGCTGTCAG ACCAGTGACCCAGTCAGGACGTCCCATTACAGGATTTGTAAGACCCAGCACTCAGTCTGGTCGACCAGGGACAATGGAACAAGCCATCAGAACACCTCGAACTGCAAATACTGCCCGTCCGGTCACCAGTGCTTCTGGGAGATTTGTCCGATTGGGCACG GCTTCTATGTTAACACATCCGGATGGACCATTTATAAACTTGTCCCGGTTAAATTTGCCAAAGTATGCACAGAAACCAAATTTATCCAAG AGCTTATTTGAATACATCTTTCACCATGAGAACGATGtcaaaaat GCTTTGGACCTAGCTGCACTCGCTACCGAGCACGCACAGTTCAAAGACTGGTGGTGGAAAGTCCAACTTGGGAAATGTTATTACAG GCTTGGTTTGTATCGTGAAGCTGAGAAACAATTCAGATCAGCCCTCAATCATCAAGAGTTTGTAGATACTTACCTCTACCTTGGGAAG GTATATCAGCGATTGGACCAACCCATAACTGCCCTGAACCTCTTTAAACAAGGCCTGGACCATTTCCCAGGAGAAGTGACTTTGCTGACTGGGATTGCTCGCATTCATGAG GAGATGAACAACGTCACTTCAGCTACAGAGTATTACAAAGATGTCTTAAAGCAGGACAACACACATGTGGAGGCCATTGCCTGCATAGGAAGCAACCATTTCTATACAGACCAGCCAGAGATCGCCTTGCGTTTCTACAG ACGGTTGCTACAGATGGGTGTGTATAACTGCCAACTTTACAATAATCTGGGCCTGTGCTGTTTTTATGCTCAGCAGTATGACATGACTCTGTCCTCATTTGAGAGAGCATTAGCCCTGGTTTCCAGTGATGAGGAACACGCTGACATCTGGTATAATATTGGACATGTTGCAGTG GGTATTGGTGACTTGACTTTAGCTTATCAGTGCTTTAAACTAGCTTTGGCATTTAACAATGATCATGCTGAGGCTTACAACAACTTAGCAGTGCTGGAGCTACGCAAAGGACGCATTGAGCAG GCAAAAGCCCTTTTGCAAACAGCTGCTTCTCTCGCGCCCCACATGTATGAACCACATTTCAACTTCTCTGTACTGTCAGATAAG gTGGGTGACCTTCAGAGTAGTTACATGGCTGCCCAGAAGTCAGAGGATGCTTTTCCAGAGCACGTGGACACTCAGCAGATCCTAAAGACCCTCAGACAGCACTTTGCTGTGCTTTGA
- the ttc8 gene encoding tetratricopeptide repeat protein 8 isoform X4 yields MVYIDEVEVDQEGIAEIMLDESAIAQVARPGTSLRLPGTSHGGGPTPAVRPVTQSGRPITGFVRPSTQSGRPGTMEQAIRTPRTANTARPVTSASGRFVRLGTASMLTHPDGPFINLSRLNLPKYAQKPNLSKSLFEYIFHHENDVKNALDLAALATEHAQFKDWWWKVQLGKCYYRLGLYREAEKQFRSALNHQEFVDTYLYLGKVYQRLDQPITALNLFKQGLDHFPGEVTLLTGIARIHEEMNNVTSATEYYKDVLKQDNTHVEAIACIGSNHFYTDQPEIALRFYRRLLQMGVYNCQLYNNLGLCCFYAQQYDMTLSSFERALALVSSDEEHADIWYNIGHVAVGIGDLTLAYQCFKLALAFNNDHAEAYNNLAVLELRKGRIEQAKALLQTAASLAPHMYEPHFNFSVLSDKVGDLQSSYMAAQKSEDAFPEHVDTQQILKTLRQHFAVL; encoded by the exons ATGGTGTACATTGATGAAGTGGAAGTTGACCAGGAGGGCATTGCAGAAATAATGTTGGATGAAAGTGCCATTGCACAAGTGGCAC gacctGGAACGTCGCTGAGGCTCCCTGGAACAAGTCATGGTGGAGGACCTACTCCAGCTGTCAG ACCAGTGACCCAGTCAGGACGTCCCATTACAGGATTTGTAAGACCCAGCACTCAGTCTGGTCGACCAGGGACAATGGAACAAGCCATCAGAACACCTCGAACTGCAAATACTGCCCGTCCGGTCACCAGTGCTTCTGGGAGATTTGTCCGATTGGGCACG GCTTCTATGTTAACACATCCGGATGGACCATTTATAAACTTGTCCCGGTTAAATTTGCCAAAGTATGCACAGAAACCAAATTTATCCAAG AGCTTATTTGAATACATCTTTCACCATGAGAACGATGtcaaaaat GCTTTGGACCTAGCTGCACTCGCTACCGAGCACGCACAGTTCAAAGACTGGTGGTGGAAAGTCCAACTTGGGAAATGTTATTACAG GCTTGGTTTGTATCGTGAAGCTGAGAAACAATTCAGATCAGCCCTCAATCATCAAGAGTTTGTAGATACTTACCTCTACCTTGGGAAG GTATATCAGCGATTGGACCAACCCATAACTGCCCTGAACCTCTTTAAACAAGGCCTGGACCATTTCCCAGGAGAAGTGACTTTGCTGACTGGGATTGCTCGCATTCATGAG GAGATGAACAACGTCACTTCAGCTACAGAGTATTACAAAGATGTCTTAAAGCAGGACAACACACATGTGGAGGCCATTGCCTGCATAGGAAGCAACCATTTCTATACAGACCAGCCAGAGATCGCCTTGCGTTTCTACAG ACGGTTGCTACAGATGGGTGTGTATAACTGCCAACTTTACAATAATCTGGGCCTGTGCTGTTTTTATGCTCAGCAGTATGACATGACTCTGTCCTCATTTGAGAGAGCATTAGCCCTGGTTTCCAGTGATGAGGAACACGCTGACATCTGGTATAATATTGGACATGTTGCAGTG GGTATTGGTGACTTGACTTTAGCTTATCAGTGCTTTAAACTAGCTTTGGCATTTAACAATGATCATGCTGAGGCTTACAACAACTTAGCAGTGCTGGAGCTACGCAAAGGACGCATTGAGCAG GCAAAAGCCCTTTTGCAAACAGCTGCTTCTCTCGCGCCCCACATGTATGAACCACATTTCAACTTCTCTGTACTGTCAGATAAG gTGGGTGACCTTCAGAGTAGTTACATGGCTGCCCAGAAGTCAGAGGATGCTTTTCCAGAGCACGTGGACACTCAGCAGATCCTAAAGACCCTCAGACAGCACTTTGCTGTGCTTTGA